One genomic segment of Drosophila melanogaster chromosome 3R includes these proteins:
- the Fbxl7 gene encoding F-box and leucine-rich repeat protein 7, whose amino-acid sequence MSHKTSNRRSSDLECPLASLGRNSNAVRDHYHHPHPLSSSPLDPQAYKMMSRKSPNPGLEVAEALASRSSTPPSDQAGASSTAAAAAVLHMVQQKAATFELRGRHSRPTEQQTSYGAHSTASVGRHAKKSPELPAPASRNVAPVPQPRNFLTLEHVLQFGTQRPSWMHGNSADTEDSSDNNAGGGGAGSGSGGAGGRRRAQGGRCSVPTVLSSNGSGGNGAQYLLDKKMESLYLGNALRTLPLGAEASQFQNERYYLEDYSSGSGNERLPERLHHPRTSSPSETSGSDRYLLNRSSNSNHLHSKGQSLSDGLCNLGRFSPSLDQGYATLVSPSPTGHHSSGGAGNVTNSTTASGAGIMASSTPTTTPRRGASSNGLGGGAASAIGPPPWNRKGPFRCGPLFDRLPDEAVVRIFSWLDSCELCNVARVCRRFEHLAWRPILWKVISLRGEHLNGDKTLKMIFRQLCGQSCNGACPEVERVMLADGCRISDKGLQLLTRRCPELTHLQLQTCVDITNQALVEALTKCSNLQHLDVTGCSQVSSISPNPHMEPPRRLLLQYLDLTDCMAIDDMGLKIVVKNCPQLVYLYLRRCIQVTDAGLKFVPSFCVSLKELSVSDCLNITDFGLYELAKLGAALRYLSVAKCERVSDAGLKVIARRCYKLRYLNARGCEAVSDDSITVLARSCPRLRALDIGKCDVSDAGLRALAESCPNLKKLSLRSCDMITDRGVQCIAYYCRGLQQLNIQDCPVSIEGYRAVKKYCKRCIIEHTNPGFC is encoded by the exons ATGTCGCACAAGACTAGCAACCGTCGCAGCAGCGACCTGGAGTGTCCACTTGCTTCATTGGGCCGCAACAGCAATGCGGTACGCGACCACTACCACCACCCGCATCCGCTGAGCTCCAGTCCACTGGATCCACAGGCCTACAAAATGATGTCCCGCAAGTCACCCAATCCCGGCCTGGAGGTGGCCGAAGCGCTGGCCTCGCGCAGCTCCACGCCGCCCAGCGACCAGGCTGGGGCATCCtcgacggcggcggcggcagcagtgCTCCATATGGTGCAGCAAAAAGCGGCGACCTTTGAGTTGAGAGGCCGCCACTCGCGACCAACCGAGCAGCAGACCAGCTATGGAGCCCATTCCACGGCTTCGGTGGGTAGGCATGCGAAGAAGTCCCCAGAACTACCAGCTCCAGCGTCGAGGAACGTGGCTCCCGTACCACAGCCGCGGAACTTCCTAACACTAGAACATGTCCTGCAATTTGGAACCCAGCGACCCAGTTGGATGCACGGCAACAGTGCGGACACGGAGGATTCGAGTGACAACAACGCGGGTGGCGGTGGAGCTGGAAGTGGCAGTGGTGGAGCTGGAGGACGGAGACGTGCCCAAGGTGGCCGCTGCAGTGTGCCCACTGTACTCAGCAGCAATGGCAGCGGCGGCAATGGAGCCCAGTACCTGCTGGACAAGAAAATGGAGTCACTGTATCTGGGTAACGCCCTGAGAACCCTTCCCTTAGGCGCCGAAGCGAGTCAGTTCCAAAACGAACGCTACTACCTGGAGGATtacagcagcggcagcgggaACGAGCGACTGCCAG AACGCCTGCATCATCCGCGCACCTCCAGTCCCAGCGAAACAAGTGGATCGGATCGCTACCTCCTAAACCGCAGCTCCAACTCCAACCACCTGCACTCCAAGGGCCAGAGCCTCTCGGACGGGCTGTGCAACCTGGGACGCTTCTCGCCCAGCTTGGATCAAGGCTACGCCACACTGGTCTCACCCTCTCCCACGGGTCACCATTCAAGTGGCGGAGCGGGCAATGTGACCAATTCTACCACAGCCAGTGGAGCGGGAATCATGGCAAGCAGTACGCCAACTACAACGCCGCGAAGAGGAGCCTCTAGCAATGGATtgggaggaggagcagcgtCCGCCATTGGACCGCCGCCCTGGAACCGCAAAGGTCCCTTCCGCTGCGGTCCGCTCTTTGATCGTCTGCCCGACGAGGCCGTTGTACGGATCTTCTCATGGCTGGACAGCTGCGAGTTGTGCAACGTGGCGCGAGTCTGCCGGAGATTCGAGCACCTCGCCTGGCGGCCCATCCTGTGGAAGGTGATCTCGCTGCGGGGCGAGCACTTGAATGGCGACAAGACGCTGAAGATGATCTTCCGCCAGCTTTGCGGCCAGAGCTGCAATGGCGCTTGTCCGGAAGTGGAGCGCGTCATGCTCGCCGATGGCTGCCGCATCTCGGACAAGGGCCTTCAGCTCCTCACGCGCCGCTGCCCCGAGTTGACCCACCTTCAGCTACAGACCTGCGTGGATATCACCAATCAGGCGCTGGTCGAGGCGCTGACCAAGTGCAGCAACCTGCAGCATCTGGATGTGACGG GCTGCAGCCAGGTGAGCAGCATCAGTCCTAATCCCCACATGGAGCCACCGCGTCGCCTGCTGCTTCAATATCTGGACCTCACGGACTGCATGGCCATCGATGACATGGGTCTGAAGATCGTGGTCAAGAACTGCCCCCAGCTGGTTTACCTTTATCTGCGCCGCTGCATACAAGTCACAG ATGCGGGTCTGAAGTTTGTGCCCAGTTTTTGCGTCTCGCTGAAGGAGCTCAGTGTGTCCGACTGCCTGAACATCACAGATTTCGGATTGTATGAGTTGGCCAAGCTGGGAGCCGCACTGCGCTACCTTTCCGTGGCCAAATGCGAGCGGGTCTCGGATGCGGGGCTAAAGGTGATTGCCAGGCGGTGCTATAAGCTGCGCTATCTGAACGCTCGAGGATGTGAGGCCGTGAGCGATGACTCCATTACGGTCCTGGCGAGATCCTGTCCACGTCTGCGAGCCTTGGACATCGGGAAGTGCGATGTGAGCGACGCGGGGCTTCGAGCTCTGGCCGAGAGCTGTCCGAACCTGAAGAAGCTCAGCCTGCGCAGCTGCGACATGATCACGGACCGCGGGGTGCAGTGTATCGCATATTATTGTCGCGGTCTCCAGCAACTGAATATCCAGGACTGTCCGGTTTCCATCGAGGGCTACCGGGCGGTCAAGAAGTACTGCAAGCGCTGCATCATCGAACACACAAATCCGGGATTCTGTTGA
- the CG5478 gene encoding uncharacterized protein encodes MIQEPNWKKDYDRLVREHLNDQNQTKSLQRQIRHFRSKRVRLQNEIEAESRSMDVWVKMMENLHRGVERFQKHHHLLTPKKRKQLRRIMRKLPLSSLDEQVRLMEVSERLVPKPCKETPEPPKGNERQFIKYSVPHQKKNCDPNNQSPVDKRLARIYANLKALLKIHEQTSSVIADIHSLIATINYLERGHCTKIKITPAEGSRPSIKATIELDRLRKTKHGNHYTREIMDVRPPYILDHVPQLKPNIFDALGRKAKKSKSKH; translated from the coding sequence ATGATTCAGGAACCGAACTGGAAAAAGGACTACGACCGTCTGGTCCGCGAGCATTTGAATGATCAGAATCAGACGAAGTCGCTACAACGACAAATACGGCATTTTCGCTCAAAGCGCGTACGACTCCAGAATGAAATCGAGGCGGAGAGCAGGAGCATGGACGTTTGGGTAAAGATGATGGAGAACTTGCACCGCGGAGTGGAGCGCTTTCAGAAGCACCACCACCTGCTCACGCCCAAAAAGCGCAAGCAGCTGCGCCGCATAATGCGAAAGCTGCCCTTGAGCAGTTTGGATGAGCAGGTGCGACTGATGGAGGTGTCGGAGCGGTTGGTGCCCAAGCCGTGCAAGGAGACTCCTGAACCACCGAAGGGCAACGAACGCCAGTTCATCAAGTACTCAGTTCCGCATCAGAAAAAGAACTGTGATCCTAATAATCAATCCCCCGTGGACAAACGGCTGGCCAGGATATATGCCAATCTGAAGGCTCTGCTAAAAATCCACGAGCAGACCTCGTCCGTCATCGCTGATATACATTCCCTGATCGCCACTATTAACTATTTGGAGCGGGGGCACTGCACCAAGATAAAGATCACTCCAGCGGAGGGCTCCAGGCCGTCAATAAAGGCTACCATCGAATTGGATCGGCTGCGCAAGACCAAGCACGGCAACCACTACACGCGGGAAATTATGGACGTACGTCCTCCGTACATCCTTGACCATGTGCCGCAATTGAAACCAAACATTTTCGACGCTCTGGGGAGAAAggcgaaaaaatcaaaatccaaGCACTGA
- the blp gene encoding black pearl, isoform B gives MAKYIAQIIVLGAQAVGRAFTKALRQEIAASQEAARRAGGGKQGDKSAESNLRTGMTLEEAKQILNIDDPKNVDAITKNYEHLFQVNERSKGGSFYIQSKVFRAKERLDHEIKAHEQPRSSNTEAAQDTAEESQSRSRQRR, from the exons ATGGCCAAGTATATCGCCCAGATCATCGTGTTGGGCGCCCAGGCAGTGGGAAGAGCCTTTACCAAGGCGCTGCGCCAGGAGATCGCCGCATCTCAGGAAGCAGCACGACGGGCGGGTGGTGGCAAGCAGGGCGACAAGAGCGCCGAGTCCAACCTGCGCACAG GCATGACGCTGGAGGAAGCCAAGCAGATCCTGAATATAGATGACCCCAAAAACGTGGACGCTATCACCAAGAACTACGAGCATCTGTTTCAAGTCAACGAACGCTCCAAAGGCGGCTCCTTCTATATCCAGTCAAAGGTTTTCCGGGCGAAAGAGCGGCTGGACCATGAGATTAAGGCCCATGAGCAGCCGAGGTCGTCAAATACGGAAGCAGCGCAAGATACGGCGGAGGAGTCTCAGAGCAGATCGCGGCAGCGACGCTGA